The following are encoded in a window of Kitasatospora sp. NBC_01250 genomic DNA:
- a CDS encoding cytotoxic translational repressor of toxin-antitoxin stability system → MTWPQPTRERHEQFRKVESWERVRDARGRTGTHHITYEFGLPDGRILRTRVSHPVDRTVYGASIWAHILRDQLDVTEDAFWPCVLDGALPDRGVPEPPREALPVDLVHLLINRVGLTEDQVAELDKAQAIARLQQFWTEGH, encoded by the coding sequence GTGACCTGGCCTCAACCGACACGCGAACGGCACGAGCAGTTCCGCAAGGTCGAAAGCTGGGAGCGCGTGCGTGACGCGCGTGGCCGCACCGGCACCCACCACATCACCTATGAGTTCGGGCTCCCCGACGGGCGGATCCTGCGTACTCGGGTATCGCATCCGGTCGACCGCACCGTGTACGGCGCGAGCATATGGGCGCACATCCTCCGCGATCAGCTGGACGTGACGGAGGATGCCTTCTGGCCGTGCGTTCTGGACGGCGCGCTTCCCGATCGAGGTGTGCCCGAGCCGCCACGCGAGGCGCTTCCCGTAGATCTGGTCCACCTGCTGATCAATCGCGTCGGACTCACCGAGGACCAGGTCGCCGAGCTGGACAAGGCCCAGGCGATCGCGCGACTCCAGCAGTTCTGGACCGAGGGCCACTGA
- a CDS encoding prevent-host-death protein, translating to MTAVHYESYTEARAHLKDLLDAAGQGRVATVRRDTGYAAVVDAGRLHHALTLLCPSKAEVVAEGGGWSVFLPGLPVAADGATFDEAIDEMIDALREYAEDWQDRLLNAPNHRDNWGLVQLIGLSDDAQLRDWLLGVAK from the coding sequence ATGACAGCGGTCCACTACGAGAGCTACACCGAAGCCCGCGCACACCTGAAGGATCTGCTGGACGCAGCCGGGCAGGGCCGGGTCGCGACCGTTCGCCGGGACACCGGGTATGCGGCGGTAGTCGACGCGGGGCGGCTGCACCACGCGCTGACGCTGCTGTGTCCGTCCAAGGCCGAGGTGGTCGCTGAGGGCGGTGGCTGGTCGGTGTTCCTCCCCGGCCTGCCGGTCGCAGCGGACGGCGCCACGTTCGACGAGGCCATCGACGAGATGATCGACGCGCTTCGCGAGTACGCGGAGGACTGGCAGGACCGGCTTCTAAACGCGCCCAATCATCGTGACAATTGGGGCCTGGTTCAGTTGATCGGTCTCAGCGACGACGCACAGCTTCGTGATTGGCTGCTCGGAGTCGCGAAGTGA